In Anolis carolinensis isolate JA03-04 chromosome 4, rAnoCar3.1.pri, whole genome shotgun sequence, the genomic window ctatagtcctatgagaccatctagatggcctttgaggtccctttccttatctatggccttctgatggccttatgaggtcatctagatggcctttgaggatccctttccttaccgatggtcttatgagaccatctagatggtctttggaggtctctttacttacctatggtcttatgagatcgtctagatcaggggtccccaaactaaggccctccaggaccatttacctggcctctgtcctaaactttagacttagggttgacttaagtctgaaatgtcttgaaggaacacaacaacaacaatcctaattttggactatttcatcatagtccatcCCCCCAaccgtctgagggactgtgaatcagccctccacttaaaaagtttgaggacccctgctggtCATACTATGCTTCAGCTAAAAGCAGAAAGCAGTCCGCGCACGGAAGCCACACTAACAGCCATGCattcctctcccttcctttccaaGGCCTGTGGAATGTTGCCATTCAAAAAAGCCAAAGAAACGGCTCCTTGGCTGGAATTTCCCACCGCAGAAGGCATCCTGGGGGGCAGCATCTAGAGCCAAGCTCTGCCCTTGCCCCTTCCTTTGCCCCCATCTTCATCCCCATTGCTATATCTGACAAAACTGAGTCATAATGTGGGACGTTGGGGTCAGGTGTCCAACAcaactctctctttccctctgatGGAGGACTTGGTACAGCCCCACGAGTGTCTCCAAGAACCCTTGGTGATGCAAAGATTGTACACATCGGTCCAGGACATTGGTGGGGCTCACAGCGGACGACCTTTAGGTAGGCAAGTGGCCACTTTCCGACGCTGGTGGACAGAATGTGTCTCAGATCACTCCCAGTTGAAAAACTTAAGACAGAATTGGTGGAGATTATCATTGTCAGTTGTTTTCTTGGGTGTTGAGTCCTAAAGAAGTGCTCTGGACCCAAATCAAGACCTGCAGAGTCCCCATCCGTCACTCTTTCTTCTTGGTGTCATTCAAGACAGGGACCATTGGATGCGAATCATGGAGAGTGGTGGCAAAGGCATCGGGAACAGGCTGGTTTCCCAACTGGGAGCCTGTCTTGTCTTGCTGGGATTCTTCTTTCCCACCTACAGCTCTTTTCCTCATGAAAAACACACCTCCTATGAGGTGATCATCCCACGGCAGTTGATCCCAACAAAGGAGGATGACCATGCTTATATCATCAAGGCAGCAGGGAAGGAGTATATTATTCGACTAAAGCCCAAGATGCACTTTCCTGTTCAAAACTTTCCAGTGTTCACATACGATTCCCAGGGGAAGCAGATTGAGAGCCAGCCCTACATCTCTAGGGCATGCTACTATGAAGGGCATGTGGAAGGCATCATGGATTCGCTTGTGACCCTCAGCACTTGCAATGGTCTGAAGGGCTACCTGAAAATCAGCGACAAAGATTATGGGATCAAGCCGATTAAGGATTCCTCCACGTTTCAGCATCTTCTCTATCTCATGGAAGACTTGGAGGCCAACTCCTCAGGGTGCGGAATGAGAGGCGAAGAGGCGGAGCGGCAGGCAGAAGAACCCAGAAGAAGAGCAAGTCGATCTCACAAAGATCGGCACACCAACCCCACACATCCCAAGTACATTGAGATCTATATTGTGGTGGACCATGCCATGTTTCTCATTGAATCTGCCAACGAAACTATAGTGCTCCAATTAGTTTTGGACGTTCTCAACATGGTGGATGCACATTACCGGCCCCTCAATGTGCACATCACCATCATGGGGCTGGAGATTTGGACCAATGGCAACTACATCGGCATTACCAAAGACATCACCACCACGCTGAATGATTTCAACACCTGGAAGTTAGCGCATTTCGACATGTTTCCTCATCATGACACGACCCACTTGTTCTTCCACCAAAACTTTAGTGACAGCTTTGGGAAGGCTTTTCAAGGTGGGATCTGCAGACAAGAGCTTGCAGTGGGGGTCGAGGCCTATGTCGAAAGTGACTTGATCCTCTTTGTCAAGGCGGTGTCTCATGAGCTTGGCCATCACTTGGGGCTCGTCGACGATGACCACACCTGCTTCTGTGGTCCGTACCAAGATTGCATCATGAGTTCGTATTACAGCACCGTCAGCATGTTCAGTAACTGCAGCTTTAACACTTTCTTAGAGCTCGCCCTCCTCGATAAGTTGGAATGCCTCAGGAATGTCCCCCACAATGTGGAGGTTGTCAAGCGTTGTGGCAACAGCGTGCTGGATATCGGAGAAGACTGCGATTGTGGGGGACCCGAGCAATGCAGAGGAGATGAGTGCTGCAATCCCGACTGCACCTTTAAGGGAAAAGCCACATGTTCCACCGGACCCTGCTGTAAAAATTGCCGGTATCTTCCCAGCGGGCAAATCTGTCGGGCCAAAGTCAGTGAGTGTGACCTTCCAGAGTATTGCCCTGGAGACTCACAGTGGTGCCGCACTGACCTTTATGTGCAGGACGGGACACCGTGCAGCGAACAGGCGTCTTTTTGCTATGAGAAGAAGTGTTGGACCCACAACTTCTTATGTGCCCGAGTCTTTGGCGAGGAATCTCGAGTGGCTCCGGAGAGCTGTTTCCGTGCGCTGAACACTGTCGGGAGTGCGATTGGCAACTGTGGCGGGAACCGCATCCGAGAGGAATACGTGAAATGCAAGGTGAAAGACGTCCTGTGTGGTCGGATACATTGCACCGACGTTGAAATGGTCCCCAACGACATTAAATTTATGAAAATTGTG contains:
- the LOC103278600 gene encoding disintegrin and metalloproteinase domain-containing protein 21-like is translated as MRIMESGGKGIGNRLVSQLGACLVLLGFFFPTYSSFPHEKHTSYEVIIPRQLIPTKEDDHAYIIKAAGKEYIIRLKPKMHFPVQNFPVFTYDSQGKQIESQPYISRACYYEGHVEGIMDSLVTLSTCNGLKGYLKISDKDYGIKPIKDSSTFQHLLYLMEDLEANSSGCGMRGEEAERQAEEPRRRASRSHKDRHTNPTHPKYIEIYIVVDHAMFLIESANETIVLQLVLDVLNMVDAHYRPLNVHITIMGLEIWTNGNYIGITKDITTTLNDFNTWKLAHFDMFPHHDTTHLFFHQNFSDSFGKAFQGGICRQELAVGVEAYVESDLILFVKAVSHELGHHLGLVDDDHTCFCGPYQDCIMSSYYSTVSMFSNCSFNTFLELALLDKLECLRNVPHNVEVVKRCGNSVLDIGEDCDCGGPEQCRGDECCNPDCTFKGKATCSTGPCCKNCRYLPSGQICRAKVSECDLPEYCPGDSQWCRTDLYVQDGTPCSEQASFCYEKKCWTHNFLCARVFGEESRVAPESCFRALNTVGSAIGNCGGNRIREEYVKCKVKDVLCGRIHCTDVEMVPNDIKFMKIVRVPLAKTQCWSIDYQGEVDRYDLGVVPDGTMCGPKRICMNRTCIPATILRSQCNPEKKCSGRGVCNNNNNCHCNVGWAPPFCKYWGTGGSIDGGFPLMTWSTSLVRYTFGTIIPLALLSIAAITVIVPKLLSMIPKLAQSRGFRSRTIRISQSSMIESTRDRGRAVNVDHMGFAIPSRTPV